A window of the Vigna angularis cultivar LongXiaoDou No.4 chromosome 3, ASM1680809v1, whole genome shotgun sequence genome harbors these coding sequences:
- the LOC128195753 gene encoding uncharacterized protein LOC128195753: MYRGSKEKIVPVGSISACMRLTRLPWLLNQHCTLYSPASPKVLSRDAISKTWALLGWRPTDDQIKMMTNIYNYGVTHPSRAQVFEIASRLRTFGEASEYNVQCWFNNHGNRVRRMQAEIDPTGTIFSLLPRYMYEYDWVVMRAPRLLDLFPIPIIIDDERDERQIPPPMPPAFRTRAPSTELTLRSPPSNHFSF, encoded by the exons atgtatcgCGGCAGCAAAGAAAAAatagtgccagtggggtctatctccgcttgcatgcgcctgacccgattgccatggttgttgaaccagcattGCACGTTATATTCGCCGGCTTCTCCGAaagtccttagtcgagacgcgatCTCGAAGACTTGGGCtctgcttgg GTGGCGTCCTACTGATGATCAGAttaagatgatgaccaacatatacaattatggggtcacacacccaagcagaGCCCAAGTCTTCGAGatcgcgtctcgactaaggacttTCGGAGAAGCCAGCGAATATAACGTGCaatgctggttcaacaaccatggcaatcgggtcaggcgcatgcaagcggagatagaccccactggcactatCTTTTCTTTGCTGCCGcgatacatgtatg aatatgATTGGGTAGttatgagggcaccgaggctgctggatCTGTTCCCcattccgatcatcatcgacgacgaaaGAGAtgaacgacaaatccctccacctATGCCTCCTGCATTCcgtaccagagctccctcgacggagcttaCCTTAAGATCGCCACCCAGTAACcacttttcattttaa